The sequence CTGTTTGCTTTGTGAATGTCacatgttttgaatttttttttcattttccatcTTTTTGCTACTGTAGTAAAATATTGGttgtatgatataatataataaggtattgtatatatattttgcattcttttatgtataggtgacTCCAACAGAAAACCAGGGGATACAAGTCCAGCCAGACATGAAATCACGGGCTGTGCAGGCCAGACTGCGAGTGGGGACTTGTAAAGGTATTTTATCCTCATTATCAGCTTTCAGCTCCCCACTTgcattttaaagttttcttGTATCCACAAAAATGTCATTGGACCACTTCCtttcattatgtatatatatcaataaGGATTATCATTCCTTACAAAGAGTTACAGTATTGATGTATAGTTATATCTGCAGTAAAATGTAGCCCAAAACAAGTATTTtagacaaacatttttttctcagatgCTATACACAGAAGTTATATGTACAAACCTGCATTGTTACACAGGGCATCTTTCACTCTGGGATGTTTTTTGCTATATTGTATTAACACAGGTGTGCAGATCAAGCCTACTGTTACAACTATTGGCATACAGAACAAGCCTTCAGTGAAGACCATCTCCACCCAGACACAGATCACATACAACAACCGGTTGCAGGAGTTAGATGCCATGTCTGAAGTTTCAGAGCCGGTGGAGGATGCAGCGTACGAGAACGATCCAGACTACGAGCCTATGGAGATATCGGATGATGAGGAGGACCCACCCGAGGAGGTGCCCATCCCCGAGGCCACGTCAGATACCCTGCCGGACACACGCATCTTCAtggtgttctggacatgtttgGTGCAGCTGTTCTCCACGTGGTGTTGCTGTCCAGCGTGTCCCTCTAGGAAGCTGATTTGGCGCTGTAAGGAAGTCGGGACTCACCTGCTGGTGACATTCCTGTGCAGAGATTGCAGCTATGAAGATACATGGAGGAGCCAGCCTTCCTATGGCAGGACTGCCGCGGGGAACATTTTGCTGTCATCTGCTATACTGTTCGCTGGAGCCAGTGTGACCAAGGTGCTTAGAGTCTTGTCACACATGGGCGTGGCCGTTATGTCAACCCGGTCATTCTTCCGCCATCAAGAAAACATCCTGTTCAGGGCCATCCGTACGCTGTGGAGGGAGCGGCAGTTCTGGATGCTGACAGTCCTGCAAGCCGAGCAAGAGCCCATTGTTTGTGGTGGGGATGGCCGCGCGGATAGCCCAGGACACTCTGCGAAATATGGAACTTATACAATGATGGAGCTGAAGCAGACAGCTGTGATAGACGTGCAGCTAGTGCAGGTAAATTGTACTCTAACACTGTCTCTTACTTGTAAAAAGTAAACCATCTGTCATGCTGTTTCATAAGGAACACTAACGCTTGATCCAAAGATAATCTGTGTCTATATGATATCAATATTTGAGGTGACAACTCATTAACATATTAACTTGTAAAGAAATGTTCCAGTGTTatcatgcccccctcccttcTTCAGTTGTATATTGTGCTGTAGTGGGTTTCAATTGCCATCTTCCATGTTACAGTAGTCAACATCACAAGCAATATGTGTTACAGAGCAACGAGGTAGACAGCTCCAACGCCATGGAAAAGGAAGGTCTTCAGCGCTCCCTGCAAAAAATCCAGGAGTATGCAGAAATAGGCACATTGGTCACTGATCGACATGCAGGAATAAACAAGATGATCCGTGAGCAGCATCCCAACATCCAGCACCTCTTTGATGTCTGGCATGTTGCCAAAAGTAAGCCTAACCTATTCATACATATTTACTGCTTTACTACTATATTTAGGAGAGGATATTTCTTTACACACCAATTATGTTTTAACAGCTTTCCTCGATTTAAaagagtttttgttttgtttttcctcttTCTTTTCAGTCAGTTTAAGTATTCAAGTGAAACTCCTGGTTCTCGTGTTATATTAAAGTAATATatgataaaaattgaagaaaaaaaatcattttgca comes from Branchiostoma floridae strain S238N-H82 chromosome 2, Bfl_VNyyK, whole genome shotgun sequence and encodes:
- the LOC118408480 gene encoding uncharacterized protein LOC118408480, whose amino-acid sequence is MPTRCVAAYCSNYTSSSISLHKFPNDEKVREKWVQNVRRTRGPDREGKEWTPSPTSRLCSDHFTEDCFDPAQDLKRSFGFNAKHRREVLPGKIPTIFPRGPAEPKRRESQAVAKRRHQEILRECLSAEPVEEGGSDHDICATAVSTASGPPVDDDDGPPVDVTPTENQGIQVQPDMKSRAVQARLRVGTCKGVQIKPTVTTIGIQNKPSVKTISTQTQITYNNRLQELDAMSEVSEPVEDAAYENDPDYEPMEISDDEEDPPEEVPIPEATSDTLPDTRIFMVFWTCLVQLFSTWCCCPACPSRKLIWRCKEVGTHLLVTFLCRDCSYEDTWRSQPSYGRTAAGNILLSSAILFAGASVTKVLRVLSHMGVAVMSTRSFFRHQENILFRAIRTLWRERQFWMLTVLQAEQEPIVCGGDGRADSPGHSAKYGTYTMMELKQTAVIDVQLVQSNEVDSSNAMEKEGLQRSLQKIQEYAEIGTLVTDRHAGINKMIREQHPNIQHLFDVWHVAKSIKKKLKKLSKTKGCEDLKVWIASIINHLYWAVTSTPPGNGDLIVEKWKSVLQHIHNRHRGFGGLFPRCAHGRLRGRERRKPWN